The genomic DNA AACTCCCCGATGCTCAAGCCTGTGCTGAACTCTTAAGCGAAGACCTCGGTCGAGAGGTGTTGCTCATCTCGGCAGTCACCGGTCAAGGTCTCCCGGAACTTGTACGGTTGATCGTCGCTGAATTGGACGAGATCGACGGCAAGGGAATGTTTTGAGAAGCTTTATCGTGATCGTGAAAATTGCTTTCAAAACTTTGTAACCAACTTTAACCAGCTTCAGCGTGGCAGGCGACACACTGTTGTTTGAGATTCTTCAGCTGCTTTGAGCGTTGCTCTTGGGCGTCGTCAGATGCGAGAGTTGCTGAGGTCTTCGATGCTTCAATAAATTTTGCACGCAACTTCTCGCTCAACTTCTTCAGGCGGGCAGACTCTTTGAATTCCTCAGACATTGCAACTGAATGTTCCACAATCAATTTTTGATTGGGCGTTGCAGACTCAATTTGAGCTTCCACGATGCCGAAATGCTCCTCGATTCTCGTCATGATGTCGGAGAGTTCGTCAACGGGTGCAATTTCAACCAGCTTTACTTTGGGAAGTTTTGCGTCTTCGCTCGGACTTAAGAGACGAAAGTTCCCGACATCACGAAATAGGCCAACGTACTTCGGGTCCGTCCCGACCTCTTTCAGGAATGTGATCGCTGTCTTGGATGTCATTTCATTTTGGGCAATCCCACAAATTGCTGCGGCTGCTGGTCCTCGATGCAATCCATGATGACAATGCACAAAAATGGGTGACTCGCACTCTTCCACAACCTTTGCCAACTTTCGAGCTGAGTCGCGTGGAATGCCAGAGTAAGGCAAAGGGATATGCACGTACCGCAGCCCGTACTTCCGAGCTAATTCAACACGCGGAGTCGTTCCGTCAACGCAAACGATCGTCTTGATTCCATTCTTCTGAAGAGCAGCGAAGTCTTCTTCACCTTCCGGTTGGGCTCCACTGAACAGCGACTTGTTCACTTGCCGATAATTTTCAATCTTGGGCGCGGGGGGCTTCTGTTGTTGTTCCTCCGCAGTCAGGATTGAGATCGACCAGACGAGCATGAAGGTCAACGAGGCCGCTCCTGAAAGGATGATTGAAAGCCTCCATGAGA from Thalassoglobus polymorphus includes the following:
- a CDS encoding phosphatase domain-containing putative toxin produces the protein MQSKIQQPLTSRQYDLFSWRLSIILSGAASLTFMLVWSISILTAEEQQQKPPAPKIENYRQVNKSLFSGAQPEGEEDFAALQKNGIKTIVCVDGTTPRVELARKYGLRYVHIPLPYSGIPRDSARKLAKVVEECESPIFVHCHHGLHRGPAAAAICGIAQNEMTSKTAITFLKEVGTDPKYVGLFRDVGNFRLLSPSEDAKLPKVKLVEIAPVDELSDIMTRIEEHFGIVEAQIESATPNQKLIVEHSVAMSEEFKESARLKKLSEKLRAKFIEASKTSATLASDDAQEQRSKQLKNLKQQCVACHAEAG